From one Flavobacteriales bacterium genomic stretch:
- a CDS encoding carboxypeptidase regulatory-like domain-containing protein has protein sequence MRFLVMLALLLQATVSAQVEKHHLHFIQGQVTGGFTGEPIPFMRISVAGSEVGPGMTDFDGFYLLRPNVPPGRYEVRFCAGGYVPRTGTIEVLSDRAAFHEVKLPTYPRGAFQHLWTITASADGRSGYLRRRSQPCSSANAPKPSCSLRTERFSGDARLGRPASR, from the coding sequence ATGCGCTTCCTCGTGATGCTCGCGCTATTGCTTCAGGCGACGGTTAGCGCGCAGGTGGAGAAGCATCACCTGCACTTCATCCAAGGCCAGGTCACCGGCGGCTTTACCGGCGAGCCGATTCCATTCATGAGAATCAGTGTCGCAGGCAGCGAAGTCGGGCCGGGCATGACCGATTTCGATGGGTTCTACTTGCTGCGGCCGAATGTGCCGCCGGGGAGATATGAGGTGCGCTTCTGTGCCGGAGGCTACGTGCCGCGCACGGGCACCATAGAGGTCCTGAGTGACCGTGCTGCGTTCCACGAGGTGAAGCTGCCGACCTATCCGCGCGGAGCTTTTCAACACCTGTGGACGATCACAGCATCCGCTGATGGCAGGTCCGGGTATCTTCGCCGCCGCTCGCAACCATGCTCATCAGCCAACGCCCCGAAGCCCTCCTGCTCCTTGCGGACGGAACGCTTTTCCGGGGACGCGCGATTGGGGCGCCCGGCATCACGGTAG
- the rpsD gene encoding 30S ribosomal protein S4, translating into MARYTGPKTRIARKFGEAILGPTKWMERKPHAPGQHGLTKRRGKQSEYATQLKEKQKAKYTYGILERQFEKMFHTAASKKGITGEVLLQLCEARLDNTVYRLGIAPTRRGARQLVSHGHIIVDGGVVTVPSYTLRPGQSVAVREKSRALETITNSVSVNSKRFDWLEWNPANLSGKVITLPERAQIPENIREQLIVELYSK; encoded by the coding sequence ATGGCACGATACACCGGACCCAAGACACGGATCGCCCGCAAATTCGGCGAAGCGATCCTCGGCCCCACCAAGTGGATGGAGCGCAAGCCCCATGCACCGGGCCAGCATGGCCTCACCAAGCGCCGCGGCAAGCAGAGCGAATACGCCACGCAGCTGAAGGAGAAGCAGAAGGCCAAGTACACCTATGGCATCCTCGAGCGCCAATTCGAGAAGATGTTCCACACGGCCGCAAGCAAGAAAGGCATCACCGGCGAGGTGCTGCTGCAGCTGTGCGAAGCCCGCTTGGACAACACGGTTTATCGCCTGGGCATCGCGCCCACGCGCCGCGGTGCGCGCCAGCTCGTGAGCCATGGCCACATCATCGTCGATGGCGGCGTGGTCACCGTGCCGAGCTACACCCTGCGCCCGGGCCAAAGCGTAGCCGTGCGTGAGAAGAGCCGCGCACTGGAGACGATCACCAACAGCGTCTCGGTGAACAGCAAGCGGTTCGACTGGCTTGAGTGGAACCCCGCGAATCTGAGCGGCAAGGTGATCACCTTGCCTGAGCGCGCGCAGATCCCGGAGAACATCCGCGAGCAGCTCATCGTGGAATTGTACTCGAAGTAG
- the infA gene encoding translation initiation factor IF-1, producing the protein MSKTGTIEQDGVIKEALSNAMFRVELENGHVIIAHISGKMRMHYIRILPGDKVKVEMSPYDLSKGRITFRYKS; encoded by the coding sequence ATGAGCAAGACGGGGACCATCGAGCAGGACGGCGTCATCAAAGAGGCGCTGAGCAATGCCATGTTCCGCGTTGAACTGGAGAACGGTCACGTGATCATCGCCCACATCAGCGGCAAGATGCGGATGCACTACATCCGGATCCTGCCCGGTGACAAGGTGAAGGTGGAGATGAGCCCGTACGACCTGAGCAAAGGGCGCATCACTTTCCGATACAAGAGCTAA
- the carA gene encoding glutamine-hydrolyzing carbamoyl-phosphate synthase small subunit, which translates to MLISQRPEALLLLADGTLFRGRAIGAPGITVGEICFNTGMTGYQEIFSDPSYTGQIMTMASPHIGNYGVKVGEEESGAPTIAGLAVKKYSEVWSRPGGTGSLDDHLKAHGIVGISDIDTRKLVRHIRDHGAQNALISSIEMDVALLRQRLASAPSMEGLELSSTVSIQKAYDLGAADSAFRVALLDFGVKRNIERCLTERGCLVRVYPMATPVEEVLSWKPDGIMLSNGPGDPAAMPSSVESVKAIVASGMPVFGICLGHQLLAESMGMRTEKMHHGHRGINHPIKDLTTGRDEITSQNHGFVVNRTDAEANASIEITHVHLNDGSVAGFRLKGRPVFSVQYHPEAGPGPLDSRYLFDRFVELMKAQLRTSRSVPQSA; encoded by the coding sequence ATGCTCATCAGCCAACGCCCCGAAGCCCTCCTGCTCCTTGCGGACGGAACGCTTTTCCGGGGACGCGCGATTGGGGCGCCCGGCATCACGGTAGGGGAGATTTGCTTCAATACCGGCATGACCGGCTACCAGGAGATCTTCTCGGACCCGAGCTACACCGGCCAGATCATGACCATGGCCTCGCCGCACATCGGCAACTACGGCGTGAAGGTGGGCGAAGAGGAGAGCGGCGCGCCAACCATAGCTGGCCTGGCGGTGAAGAAGTACAGCGAGGTATGGAGCCGTCCCGGTGGAACCGGTTCTTTGGACGATCACCTGAAAGCCCATGGAATCGTGGGCATCAGCGATATCGACACGCGCAAGCTTGTTCGGCACATCCGCGACCATGGTGCTCAGAATGCGTTGATCAGCAGCATCGAGATGGATGTAGCGCTATTGCGCCAACGGTTGGCTTCAGCCCCTAGCATGGAAGGCTTGGAGCTCAGCAGCACGGTGAGCATCCAGAAGGCCTACGACTTGGGTGCGGCAGATTCAGCCTTCCGGGTGGCCCTCTTGGACTTCGGGGTGAAGCGCAATATTGAGCGTTGCCTTACAGAGCGCGGTTGCCTGGTGCGCGTGTACCCCATGGCCACGCCGGTGGAGGAGGTGCTCTCTTGGAAACCGGATGGCATCATGCTCAGCAACGGCCCCGGCGATCCCGCAGCCATGCCTTCGAGCGTGGAGTCGGTGAAGGCGATAGTGGCCAGTGGCATGCCCGTATTCGGCATCTGCCTGGGTCATCAGCTGTTGGCGGAGAGCATGGGCATGCGCACGGAGAAGATGCACCACGGGCATCGAGGCATCAATCACCCGATCAAGGACCTCACCACCGGCCGCGACGAGATCACCTCGCAGAACCACGGCTTCGTGGTGAACCGCACCGATGCAGAGGCGAACGCTTCGATTGAGATCACGCACGTGCACCTCAACGATGGAAGCGTCGCTGGCTTCCGCCTGAAGGGCCGGCCGGTGTTCAGTGTGCAATACCACCCTGAAGCAGGACCGGGACCGCTCGACAGCCGGTACCTGTTCGACCGCTTCGTTGAACTGATGAAAGCCCAGTTGCGCACGAGCCGCTCCGTGCCGCAAAGCGCATAG
- a CDS encoding OmpA family protein: MRTTKPFILLTSALVTGCAQHQLAQADKAIDRMAYAEAAPRYERALASISDRSAMLRAADAYCRLNQPAKAAAWFAAADRIQPLQGDDAIAHGRVLTALGRTGEAAHQFERALIERPEDPLVRELGMAIADREAFFADTTLFTIAPVHIDGLTSAFSAVPMGSKLLIAAERERDGGKANPWNGEAFLDLFTIEAREGIMAGAAQPLAGDVNGRFHDGPAVLSADGRTMYFTRSDYFRFRLNKDEQGTSHLMLFRAELQADGRWGQVSSFAYNGEDFSAGHAALNADGSVLYYISDMPGGYGGTDLYACDRTEDGWGYPRNLGPTVNTAGNEMFPTLHGDTLCFASNGHRSLGGLDIFRSVLRDGEWSAPENLNYPINTRFDDFALVMLDGRKGYLSSNRAGRDGIYRFQENDPTLVLNISVFDQEDGSPMAGAEVRLLEHMRTEGLTLYTDNDGEVRFPLSVDKLYEVLASKDGVFTERRQVSTMNQRISRDFSEEFSMQRVVVDKPIVIENIYYDYDKWDIRPDAAIELDKVAQLFIDNPALSFELGSHTDSRASDMYNLVLSDARAHSAVDYLIRKGVPSDRISARGYGERKLVNRCTDGVECPEEEHQANRRTEFKVVKVMPMVSERR, translated from the coding sequence ATGCGAACGACGAAGCCCTTCATCCTGCTCACCTCAGCGCTGGTCACCGGTTGCGCCCAGCACCAGCTCGCGCAAGCCGACAAGGCCATCGACCGGATGGCCTACGCAGAAGCTGCGCCGCGCTATGAACGCGCGCTGGCCTCCATCAGCGATCGCAGCGCCATGCTGCGCGCGGCCGATGCCTATTGCAGGCTGAACCAACCCGCGAAGGCCGCAGCCTGGTTCGCCGCCGCCGATCGCATCCAACCGCTCCAGGGCGACGACGCCATCGCCCATGGCCGCGTGTTGACCGCCTTGGGCCGGACGGGAGAAGCCGCGCATCAGTTCGAGCGCGCCCTAATCGAACGGCCCGAGGACCCCCTCGTGCGCGAGCTCGGCATGGCCATCGCCGATCGCGAAGCCTTCTTCGCGGACACCACGCTGTTCACGATCGCTCCTGTCCACATTGATGGCCTCACCAGCGCATTCAGTGCCGTGCCCATGGGCAGCAAGCTGCTGATCGCCGCCGAGCGCGAACGGGACGGGGGCAAGGCCAACCCATGGAACGGCGAAGCCTTCCTGGACCTCTTCACCATAGAGGCGCGCGAAGGCATCATGGCAGGCGCCGCTCAACCATTGGCCGGAGATGTGAACGGCCGTTTCCATGACGGACCGGCCGTGCTGAGCGCCGATGGCCGCACCATGTACTTCACCCGCAGCGACTACTTCCGCTTCCGTCTGAACAAGGACGAGCAGGGAACCAGCCACCTGATGCTCTTCCGCGCCGAGCTGCAGGCCGATGGCCGTTGGGGCCAGGTAAGCTCATTCGCGTACAACGGAGAGGACTTCAGCGCGGGCCACGCCGCCCTCAATGCCGACGGCTCCGTGCTCTATTACATCAGCGACATGCCAGGCGGTTATGGCGGCACCGACCTCTACGCCTGCGACCGAACCGAGGACGGATGGGGCTATCCGCGCAACCTCGGGCCCACCGTAAACACGGCCGGCAACGAGATGTTCCCCACCCTGCACGGCGACACTCTCTGCTTCGCCAGCAATGGCCACCGCTCCTTGGGCGGGCTCGACATCTTCCGCTCCGTGCTGCGCGATGGCGAATGGTCGGCGCCGGAGAACCTCAACTACCCCATCAATACGCGGTTCGATGACTTCGCTCTGGTGATGCTTGATGGACGCAAAGGATACCTGAGCAGCAATCGAGCAGGCCGTGATGGCATCTACCGCTTCCAGGAGAACGACCCCACGCTGGTGCTGAACATCTCGGTATTCGACCAGGAGGATGGTTCGCCCATGGCTGGCGCCGAGGTGCGGCTCCTCGAGCACATGCGCACCGAAGGATTGACACTTTATACCGACAATGATGGCGAGGTCCGATTCCCGCTCAGCGTTGACAAGCTCTACGAGGTGCTCGCGAGCAAGGACGGCGTATTCACCGAGCGCCGGCAGGTGAGCACGATGAATCAGCGCATCAGCCGCGATTTCAGCGAAGAATTCAGCATGCAGCGCGTGGTGGTGGACAAGCCGATCGTGATCGAGAACATCTATTACGATTATGACAAGTGGGATATCCGGCCCGATGCGGCCATCGAGCTCGATAAGGTGGCACAGCTCTTCATCGACAATCCGGCCTTGAGCTTCGAGCTGGGCTCGCACACCGACAGCCGCGCAAGCGATATGTACAACCTGGTGCTGAGTGATGCGCGGGCGCACAGCGCGGTGGATTACCTGATCCGCAAAGGGGTGCCCTCAGACCGCATCAGCGCCCGCGGCTATGGCGAGCGCAAGCTGGTGAACCGCTGCACGGACGGCGTGGAATGCCCGGAGGAAGAGCACCAGGCCAACCGGCGCACGGAGTTCAAGGTGGTGAAGGTGATGCCGATGGTGAGCGAGCGCCGCTGA
- the rpsK gene encoding 30S ribosomal protein S11 has translation MAKQQEGKGGAAAGKKKKKKVVVEAFGQAHIQATFNNLIISLTNNKGEVISWSSSGKQGFRGSKKNTPYAGQVSAEEAAREAFELGLRKVKVFVKGPGGGRESAIRALHNNGVEVTEIIDITPMPHNGCRPPKKRRV, from the coding sequence ATGGCAAAGCAGCAAGAAGGAAAAGGCGGCGCGGCCGCTGGCAAGAAGAAGAAGAAGAAGGTGGTCGTCGAGGCCTTCGGACAGGCCCACATCCAGGCCACCTTCAACAACCTGATCATCAGCCTCACCAACAACAAGGGCGAGGTGATCAGCTGGTCCTCTTCCGGCAAGCAGGGCTTCCGCGGCAGCAAGAAGAACACCCCCTACGCGGGCCAAGTGAGCGCCGAGGAAGCCGCACGCGAAGCCTTCGAGCTCGGCCTGCGCAAGGTGAAGGTGTTCGTGAAAGGACCAGGCGGTGGCCGCGAAAGCGCCATCCGCGCCTTGCACAACAATGGCGTTGAGGTCACCGAGATCATCGATATCACCCCCATGCCCCATAACGGCTGCCGTCCGCCCAAGAAGCGCCGCGTCTAA
- the rpsM gene encoding 30S ribosomal protein S13 — protein MARIAGIDLPKTKRGAIGLTYIYGIGRSKALDILQAAGVDPDTKVDDWTDDEQARIRQHINEQVKVEGALRSEVQLSIKRLVDIGSWRGQRHRSGLPVRGQRTRTNSRTRKGKRKTVANKKKATK, from the coding sequence ATGGCACGTATCGCAGGCATCGACCTACCCAAGACCAAGCGCGGGGCCATCGGCCTCACCTACATCTACGGCATCGGCCGCAGCAAGGCGCTGGACATCCTCCAAGCCGCAGGCGTGGACCCCGACACCAAGGTGGACGACTGGACCGATGATGAGCAGGCGCGCATCCGCCAGCACATCAATGAGCAGGTGAAGGTGGAGGGCGCCCTGCGCAGCGAGGTGCAGCTGAGCATCAAGCGCCTGGTTGACATCGGGAGCTGGCGCGGCCAGCGCCACCGGAGCGGCCTGCCCGTTCGTGGCCAGCGCACGCGCACCAACAGCCGCACCCGCAAGGGCAAGCGCAAGACCGTGGCCAACAAGAAGAAAGCGACCAAGTAG
- the rpmJ gene encoding 50S ribosomal protein L36: protein MKVRASLKKRSADCKIVRRKGRLYIINKKNPKFKQRQG from the coding sequence ATGAAGGTAAGGGCATCCCTCAAGAAGCGCTCCGCGGACTGCAAGATCGTCCGCCGGAAAGGCCGCCTCTACATCATCAACAAGAAGAACCCCAAGTTCAAGCAGCGTCAGGGCTGA
- the rplQ gene encoding 50S ribosomal protein L17: protein MRHGNKNNALGRKKAHRDALLSNMAISLIEHKRIETTLAKAKALRRFVEPIITRSKDDSTNSRRMVFADLQNKSATAILFRDVAPKVAQRPGGYTRIIKLGNRLGDAAEMAMIELVDFNTIYTKEKGAGAEAKKTRRSRRSPAAKKAEGTSDAKPEAGAEEAKGE from the coding sequence ATGAGACACGGAAACAAGAACAACGCGCTCGGCCGCAAGAAGGCCCACCGCGACGCGCTGCTGAGCAACATGGCGATCTCGCTCATCGAGCACAAGCGCATCGAGACCACTTTGGCCAAGGCCAAGGCCCTCCGCCGCTTCGTAGAGCCCATCATCACCCGCAGCAAGGACGATAGCACCAACAGCCGCCGCATGGTCTTCGCTGACCTGCAGAACAAATCGGCAACGGCCATCCTCTTCCGCGACGTAGCTCCCAAAGTGGCGCAGCGCCCCGGTGGTTACACACGGATCATCAAGCTGGGCAACCGCTTGGGCGATGCTGCCGAAATGGCCATGATCGAGCTGGTGGACTTCAATACGATCTACACCAAGGAGAAGGGCGCCGGCGCAGAGGCGAAGAAGACGCGCCGCAGCCGCCGCAGCCCCGCTGCTAAAAAGGCCGAAGGCACCTCTGACGCGAAGCCTGAAGCTGGAGCTGAGGAAGCCAAAGGCGAGTAA
- a CDS encoding DNA-directed RNA polymerase subunit alpha, which translates to MPILEFQRPDKVTMIESDEKRGIFEFRPLEPGYGITIGNSLRRILLSSLEGYAITSVRVEGVDHEFSTIKGVIEDMTEIVLNLKQVRFRRQLEDSSSERVSINISGKDSFTAGDIGRSTTGFQVLNPDLVICHMETSVKLRIDLVIGKGRGYVPADENKVNAPMGTIFIDSIFTPIKNVKYTVENTRVEEKTDYEKLNIEVVTDGSISPKNALQEAAKILIHHFMLFSDERISLDMEERVQEENFDEDSLHMRQLLKTKLVDMDLSVRALNCLKAADIETLGDLVSYNKNDLLKFRNFGKKSLTELEDLVENKGLSFGMNLGKYKLDKE; encoded by the coding sequence ATGCCCATCCTCGAATTCCAGCGCCCTGACAAGGTCACCATGATCGAATCCGACGAGAAGCGCGGCATCTTCGAGTTCCGCCCCCTCGAGCCCGGATACGGCATCACCATCGGGAACTCCCTGCGCCGCATCCTGCTCTCCAGCCTCGAAGGCTACGCCATCACCAGCGTGCGCGTCGAAGGCGTCGACCACGAATTCAGCACCATCAAGGGCGTGATCGAGGACATGACCGAGATCGTGCTCAATCTCAAGCAGGTGCGCTTCCGCCGCCAGCTCGAGGACAGCAGCAGCGAGCGCGTGAGCATCAACATCAGCGGGAAGGACAGCTTCACCGCCGGCGACATCGGTCGTAGCACCACCGGATTCCAGGTACTCAACCCGGACCTGGTGATCTGCCACATGGAAACAAGCGTGAAGCTGCGCATCGACCTGGTGATCGGCAAGGGACGCGGTTACGTGCCCGCCGATGAGAACAAGGTGAACGCGCCCATGGGCACCATCTTCATCGACTCGATCTTCACGCCCATCAAGAATGTGAAGTACACCGTGGAGAACACCCGCGTGGAAGAGAAGACCGACTACGAGAAGCTCAACATCGAGGTGGTCACCGATGGCAGCATCAGCCCGAAGAACGCCCTGCAGGAAGCCGCCAAGATCCTCATCCACCACTTCATGCTCTTCAGCGACGAGCGCATCAGCCTCGATATGGAGGAGCGCGTTCAGGAGGAGAACTTCGACGAGGACAGCCTGCACATGCGCCAGCTGCTCAAGACCAAGCTGGTCGATATGGATCTCAGCGTGCGCGCCCTCAACTGCCTCAAGGCAGCCGACATCGAGACCCTCGGCGACCTCGTGAGCTACAACAAGAACGATCTCTTGAAGTTCCGCAACTTCGGCAAGAAGAGCCTCACCGAGCTCGAGGACCTGGTGGAGAATAAAGGCCTGAGCTTCGGGATGAACCTGGGCAAATACAAGCTGGACAAGGAATAA
- the map gene encoding type I methionyl aminopeptidase: MGSKPQVDLSDDEIAVLKESSLLVGRTLAEVARRIGPGVTTGELDRMAEEFIRDNGAVPGFKGLYGCPSTLLISVNEQVVHGLPGDRVLKEGDVASVDCGVLMNGLYGDSAYTFMVGEVAEPVKRLLRVTKECLTKGIEAAFEGNRTGDIGFAIQSHAESHGYSVVRELVGHGLGRKLHEAPEVPNYGRRGHGVKLKHGMVLAIEPMINMGVKEVRQLTDGWTVVSKDGKPSAHYEHNVAVRAGSAEVLSTFSYIEDVLKMKGELITA, translated from the coding sequence ATGGGGAGCAAGCCCCAGGTTGACCTGAGCGATGACGAGATCGCAGTGCTGAAGGAGAGTTCTTTGCTTGTTGGCAGGACCTTGGCGGAAGTGGCCAGGCGCATCGGCCCCGGTGTCACCACCGGCGAGCTCGATCGCATGGCCGAGGAATTCATCCGTGATAATGGCGCGGTGCCAGGATTCAAGGGCCTCTATGGTTGCCCGAGCACATTGCTGATCAGCGTGAACGAGCAAGTGGTGCATGGGCTGCCCGGAGACCGGGTGCTGAAGGAGGGCGATGTGGCCAGCGTTGATTGCGGCGTGCTCATGAACGGCCTGTACGGAGACAGCGCCTACACCTTCATGGTTGGCGAGGTGGCCGAGCCGGTGAAGCGCCTGCTGCGCGTGACGAAGGAGTGCCTGACGAAGGGCATCGAGGCGGCATTCGAGGGCAACCGCACCGGCGACATCGGCTTCGCGATCCAGAGCCACGCGGAGAGCCACGGCTATAGCGTGGTGCGCGAATTGGTGGGGCACGGCTTGGGCCGCAAGCTCCACGAGGCGCCCGAAGTGCCCAACTACGGTCGGCGCGGGCATGGCGTGAAGCTCAAGCACGGAATGGTGCTGGCAATCGAACCCATGATCAACATGGGCGTGAAGGAGGTGCGCCAGCTCACCGACGGATGGACCGTGGTGAGCAAGGATGGGAAGCCCAGCGCGCACTACGAGCACAATGTGGCCGTGCGGGCCGGGAGTGCAGAGGTCTTGTCAACGTTCAGCTACATCGAAGATGTGCTGAAGATGAAAGGTGAATTGATCACCGCGTAG
- a CDS encoding type IX secretion system membrane protein PorP/SprF, with translation MKHARLYLVLAALAAAIAASAQQEVMVSQYMFNGLFLNPAYAGSHGYASSSLLHRSQWMQVDGAPRTSMLAIDGPLMNNKMGLGFSLVHDQIGVSRDLDLSGHYAYHLRVGKRSKLALGLRAGLSIYSARVSELRHWDSADPLYQQDIVNAPLGKFGFGLYWYDRTSYVGLSVPTIYAADGRITLDAPGAFDHYFTQHYYLHAGKVLPLGESLDIKPSTLVKFTPNAPVEVDINCNVLYRERVWLGLGYRTGDALVAMAEYQISPQLRIGYAYDMTTSRLRNYTSGSHEIMLGLDFGRDLVRIKTPRYF, from the coding sequence ATGAAGCACGCACGACTCTACCTGGTCCTCGCAGCGCTTGCTGCAGCCATTGCCGCCAGCGCGCAGCAGGAGGTGATGGTGAGCCAGTACATGTTCAACGGGCTCTTCTTGAACCCCGCGTATGCCGGAAGCCACGGTTATGCCAGCAGCAGCTTGCTCCACCGCAGCCAATGGATGCAGGTTGATGGCGCCCCGCGCACCAGCATGCTCGCCATCGATGGCCCGCTGATGAACAATAAGATGGGCCTCGGATTCTCTCTGGTGCACGACCAGATCGGCGTGAGCCGAGACCTGGACCTGAGCGGGCACTATGCCTACCACCTGCGCGTGGGCAAGCGCAGCAAACTGGCGCTCGGCTTGCGCGCCGGCCTCTCGATCTACAGCGCCCGCGTGAGCGAGCTGCGCCATTGGGATTCTGCCGACCCGCTCTATCAGCAGGACATCGTGAACGCACCGCTAGGGAAGTTCGGATTCGGACTGTACTGGTACGACCGCACCAGTTACGTGGGGCTGAGCGTGCCCACGATCTACGCAGCCGATGGCCGCATCACGCTTGATGCGCCGGGCGCCTTCGATCACTACTTCACGCAGCACTACTACCTGCACGCCGGCAAGGTCCTCCCACTCGGCGAGAGCCTCGACATCAAGCCAAGCACCTTGGTGAAGTTCACACCCAACGCGCCGGTGGAGGTCGACATCAACTGCAATGTGCTCTACCGCGAGCGGGTGTGGCTTGGCCTCGGCTACCGCACCGGCGATGCCCTGGTAGCCATGGCGGAGTACCAGATCAGCCCGCAGCTGCGCATCGGATATGCGTATGACATGACCACCTCGAGGCTGCGCAACTACACCAGCGGGAGCCACGAGATCATGCTCGGACTCGACTTCGGGAGGGACCTGGTGCGCATCAAGACACCGCGATACTTCTGA
- the eno gene encoding phosphopyruvate hydratase gives MGLIAKIHAREILDSRGNPTIEVDVWADSGHMGRAAVPSGASTGAHEAMELRDGDKKRYLGKGVRKAVEHVNATLNNELHGALITDQAMIDRALIGLDGTPNKANLGANAILGVSLAVAKAAAAELNLPLFRYVGGVNACTLPVPLMNILNGGAHADNKVDVQEFMIMPVGAKRFSDGLRMGAEVFHSLKAVLKKKGLSTNVGDEGGFAPDLPSNEDALKLVMQAIEAAGYTPGDDIVLALDCASTEFYDAKKKRYTLESTGDALTSDEMVAMWADWAKRYPIVSVEDGMAEDDWAGWKKMTEVLGSKVQLVGDDLFVTNTARLGEGIEKGIANSILVKVNQIGTLTETIQAVEMAHRAKYTSVMSHRSGETEDSTIADLAVALNCGMIKTGSASRSDRIAKYNQLLRIEEQLGPAGIYPGKSLRYVS, from the coding sequence ATGGGCCTGATTGCCAAGATCCACGCACGCGAGATCCTCGATTCACGAGGCAATCCCACCATCGAAGTCGATGTCTGGGCCGACAGCGGCCACATGGGCCGTGCGGCCGTGCCCAGCGGCGCCAGCACCGGTGCGCACGAGGCCATGGAACTCCGTGATGGCGACAAGAAGCGCTACCTCGGTAAAGGCGTGCGTAAGGCCGTGGAGCATGTGAACGCTACGCTCAATAACGAGCTGCACGGTGCGCTCATCACCGATCAAGCCATGATCGACAGGGCCCTCATCGGCCTCGATGGCACGCCGAACAAGGCCAACCTCGGCGCCAACGCCATCCTCGGCGTAAGCCTTGCCGTGGCCAAAGCGGCTGCAGCCGAATTGAACCTGCCGCTCTTCCGGTACGTGGGCGGCGTGAATGCCTGTACCCTGCCGGTGCCGCTGATGAACATCCTCAATGGCGGCGCGCATGCCGATAACAAGGTCGATGTTCAGGAGTTCATGATCATGCCCGTGGGTGCAAAGCGCTTCAGCGATGGACTGCGCATGGGCGCTGAGGTCTTCCACTCGCTGAAGGCGGTCCTGAAGAAGAAGGGCCTCAGCACCAACGTGGGCGACGAAGGCGGTTTCGCTCCCGACTTGCCCAGCAACGAGGACGCCCTGAAGCTGGTGATGCAGGCCATCGAAGCGGCAGGCTACACGCCTGGCGACGACATCGTGCTCGCGCTCGATTGCGCCAGCACCGAGTTCTACGATGCGAAGAAGAAGCGCTACACCCTGGAGAGCACCGGTGATGCGCTCACCAGCGATGAGATGGTGGCGATGTGGGCGGATTGGGCGAAGCGTTATCCCATCGTGAGCGTCGAGGATGGTATGGCCGAGGACGATTGGGCCGGCTGGAAGAAGATGACCGAAGTACTCGGGAGCAAGGTGCAGCTCGTTGGCGACGACCTCTTCGTGACCAACACGGCGCGATTAGGCGAAGGCATCGAGAAAGGCATCGCGAACAGCATCCTCGTGAAGGTGAACCAGATCGGCACGCTCACCGAGACCATCCAGGCCGTGGAGATGGCGCATCGCGCGAAGTACACCAGCGTGATGAGCCACCGCAGCGGTGAGACCGAGGACAGCACCATCGCCGATCTGGCCGTCGCCCTCAACTGCGGCATGATCAAGACCGGCAGCGCAAGCCGCAGCGACAGGATCGCTAAGTACAACCAACTGCTGCGCATTGAGGAGCAGCTAGGCCCTGCGGGGATCTATCCCGGCAAGAGCCTGCGGTACGTTAGCTGA